A segment of the Bacillus sp. es.034 genome:
CATCGCACGTTCCGAAACAGTTTCGTTTTCGCGGAAGATTCCAGATTGCTTTAAAAGCTCATCTACTAATGTCGTTTTCCCGTGGTCAACGTGAGCAATAATAGCAATATTTCTTAGGTCATTTCTTAATTTCATATTTCCACTCCTGAATATTGGATTTCTTTATAGTGTAAAGATAATATTTTTCAGTTCAACTAGACCATTATATCACAGCATTGACAAAAGCCCTAATAAATATTTCATCTCCCCTATTCATTCTTGCTAAAAGTTTCCTTAACGACTTGCATGTTCTGCTTCTTTGTCCCCGAAACCCATTGCGATTTATTGAATACATAGGTAAAATTTAATTAGCGCAGCATAAGAGGCTGGGTCGACAATCAGTAAGGGAACGAATCATCGTTTATCAATATTGGGGGTTACATGATGGCAAATATAAAATGGATCTTTGTACTTTTTTCGATATTAGCGGCTGTTTCACTGATGGGGATAGCCATTTCAATTAGTTTACAAAGTATATTGCTTGCAGCTGCAAGTATCGTTTGTTTATTCATTGTGATGGGATTTGGTTTTAAGACCAAGAAAAAATACAGAGAAGAAGGAAGATTGTAATACGAAGAAAAGGAGTGGTGGCCGTTGAAGGGCCACCACTCCTTTTTCATTTACTCTTTTCTATGAAGATAGTCAGTCAAAATCGTTTCATGCAGACCAGGCTTCCCGACGAAGACAGAGCTCTTGTTTAATGGATTCAATGGGTTTCCATCAAGGTCCGTCACCACTCCACCAAGCTCTTCGATCATAATCTTTCCGGCTGCGAAATCCCATGGTGCAAGTCGCATCGTTAAATAGGCATCCAGCCTCCCTGAAGCCACGTAAGCAAGTTCCATCGCAGCTGAACCATAGGACCGGGTCCCTCTCACATCCTGCACGAGTGGAGCCAGAATAGAGGAATCAATACGCTTGTTCTTTGTCACCCATAGTGCATTCAATGCAACAATCGCATCTTCCACAGGAACGGGATCAAGCTTCGGAAGCTTCACATCATTCATATAGACACCTTTGCCTTTACTCGCAAAATAAAGCTCGTCATGCACGACATCATATATGTATCCTAACTTCCCCTCTTTTCCATCGTATATCCCGATTGAAATGGCAAAGTTTCTCTGCTGATGGACAAAATTCATCGTTCCATCGATTGGGTCGATGATCCAGGTTATTCCGGACAACTCTTTGAAATCATCACCATATCCTTCTTCTCCCAAAATTTGATGATCCGGGTAATGGGTTCGTATGTTTTCAGTAAAATATCGCTCAGTCGCTTCATCCATATCGGTAACCAAGTCATTTCGGTTCGATTTGGTTTTAATGTTCAGTTCGGTTTTAAATGACTGACGAATCCTCTCACCGGCTTCATGTATCCATGTTCTAACATTTTGATCTAGTTCGGTCCAATTTGTCATGTATTAATAACCTCCAATTAGCGAAAATCAGTGTAGTCATTACTAATATGGTCTTTTCAGATAATCTTAACTCCTAGGTTCATTTCATTCAAGAAAATAGGCTTCACCAAGAAGGGTCATTTCCCCATAAAAAAGCGAACTCTCCAACCACTATGAGCTCGCGTTCAAAAGTAGATTTTGTTAATCAG
Coding sequences within it:
- a CDS encoding YlaF family protein — protein: MMANIKWIFVLFSILAAVSLMGIAISISLQSILLAAASIVCLFIVMGFGFKTKKKYREEGRL
- a CDS encoding inositol monophosphatase family protein, with translation MTNWTELDQNVRTWIHEAGERIRQSFKTELNIKTKSNRNDLVTDMDEATERYFTENIRTHYPDHQILGEEGYGDDFKELSGITWIIDPIDGTMNFVHQQRNFAISIGIYDGKEGKLGYIYDVVHDELYFASKGKGVYMNDVKLPKLDPVPVEDAIVALNALWVTKNKRIDSSILAPLVQDVRGTRSYGSAAMELAYVASGRLDAYLTMRLAPWDFAAGKIMIEELGGVVTDLDGNPLNPLNKSSVFVGKPGLHETILTDYLHRKE